Within Candidatus Abyssobacteria bacterium SURF_5, the genomic segment GTCTATAATCTGAACCGTCCCGTCGTCGCCCCACTTTACACAACGAGAAGCGCGGGCGATATCGTGATCGAGACCGCGAAGAAACTGGGTGGGACAATCGCCGAGTCGTTTCGCTGGGCGAACATGCAGGAGGTGTTGCGGGAGCGCGCACACGGGCTGTTTGAGTCGGGAAGAGGCGTCATTGATTCGCCGGACCTCCATGCAATTGAGGGGGATGCGCAATTTGGTGAGCCGTCATATTCTTCCTTTTCGGAGATGTGGGACAAGTTGCAGCAGCAGAATTGCTGGTTCGATACCGCTTACAACTATGGCGATCTACGAAATATTCTGAAAACGCCGAGCGGCAAATTCGAGTTTTACAGCCGGACCCTGCAGTCGATGTTTGGTATCGAAGACGACGAGAAATACATGCCGCATTACGAAAAGCCCGATAATCAGCCAAAGGGCTTTGATGTGGCTATCATGACTGAGGATATGCTGCTCATGGGTGACGACGGCAAAGGGACTCCGCCTTTCCTCATGAAGCAGCTCGACGAGAACGTGCTGAAGGAGAACGACCTGTTCGTCCAAATCAATCCTATAACGGCGATGTACCACGATCTCGCGGAGGGGGACCGCGTGGTTCTTGAATCTCCAGCCGCAAAGGTTCACGTGAGACTGCACCTGTACGAGGGAGTGCGCGAGGGGGTCGTGCTGATCAGGCTTGGCTTCGGTCACACAGCTTTTGACAAATTTCTCCGGGGCAAGGGAGTGAATGCGAAACGGTTGCTTGTCGTCAAAAAAGACAGCATAACAGGGTTGCCTCTGTGGCGAATAACACCGGGAAAGATAGTCAAGACGTGAGGAAGGCGATGGAAGTATCCCAGAAGACACAGGTCCGGTATGGAATGACAATAGATGTGGACATGTGCACGGGCTGCGGCAATTGCGCCGTCGCCTGTCATATGGAAAACAACGTACCGTTCCGCCCGGATGAAAGCGATAAGTCCCGCAACATGGCGTGGCTGAGAATCTATAGGGTCACTAATGGAGCCGAGTATCCGAACATACGCGTGGCCTATTTCCCGCGTCCCTGCATGCAGTGCGACCGCCACACCCCGTGCGTGTCGGTTTGTCCCGCCAGTGCCACCAACTACGACAAGAGCACCGGATTAGTGGACCAGATCAACACGCGCTGCATCGGGTGCCGCTATTGTATGGCAGCCTGTCCGTACATGGTGCGCTGTTTCAACTGGTGGGATCCGGTGTGGCCGGCCGACATGAAACTTTATTTAAATCCCGATGTTGCCCCCAGAATGAGGGGCGTCGTTGAAAAATGTACCTTCTGCTCCCATCGCTATATTAAAGTAAAAGATCTCGCCCATCAGCAGGGAAGGGCCAAGCTGGAAAAGAACGAATATGTGCCGGCCTGCGTTGAGGCTTGTCCGGTGGGGGCAATGCAGTTCGGAGATTTGAATGATCCTGAGCATGAGGTGAGCCGCCTGGTAAAGTCGCCTCGCGCGTTCCGGCTGCTTGAGCGATTGCACAGCGAGCCGAAAGTTTATTATCTGAGTTCGCATGACTGGATAAAACGATGGTCTGATAATAACGCCGCCGGTGTTCATTCCGCCCATTAGCCGCGGTTAGGGGAAAGTAAAGGATCAAGATGAGTTCGACACAAAGTCTGCCTGAGCTGGAAAGATGTTCGTCAAGAAAATTCTTTCTGTGGCTGTTCCCATGGGTTTTGCTGCTTCTGTGGGGCGTGTATGGCGCGTTCATCTGTCTGTTCAAGGGGCTGAATCAGACGGGGATGAACAATTATTTTGTTTTCGGCCTGTGGATCAGCGTCGATCTC encodes:
- a CDS encoding 4Fe-4S dicluster domain-containing protein, yielding MEVSQKTQVRYGMTIDVDMCTGCGNCAVACHMENNVPFRPDESDKSRNMAWLRIYRVTNGAEYPNIRVAYFPRPCMQCDRHTPCVSVCPASATNYDKSTGLVDQINTRCIGCRYCMAACPYMVRCFNWWDPVWPADMKLYLNPDVAPRMRGVVEKCTFCSHRYIKVKDLAHQQGRAKLEKNEYVPACVEACPVGAMQFGDLNDPEHEVSRLVKSPRAFRLLERLHSEPKVYYLSSHDWIKRWSDNNAAGVHSAH